The Daucus carota subsp. sativus chromosome 9, DH1 v3.0, whole genome shotgun sequence genome window below encodes:
- the LOC108201516 gene encoding uncharacterized protein LOC108201516, with product MSIFDPLTQQPVPLQASNRTGLEDPVLSTDSIDDSKLGGDNSSPINLEDVDWISLGLEQLAVDDDALGALIREHKIVAHHETQNMTNFQKVIRSLLELLSIPERKSTVYEDLKQLCHPDIVRPHSVTTTAHQDLIRIGVSSRSNAITISEMGKKFAEAAGDNRNALLSDASLNDVPDEEIYNHLQGVCGLGAYNAYTIMIFGLEKMLDHWPNEAEFRLKYNKFNEQLRRCPSSDEAVVASKSWMPFRGLATWIIWTHV from the coding sequence ATGTCAATTTTTGATCCTCTGACACAGCAGCCAGTACCACTTCAAGCGAGCAACAGAACTGGTTTGGAAGACCCTGTATTGAGTACAGACTCAATTGATGACTCTAAACTTGGAGGTGACAACAGTTCTCCCATAAACCTTGAAGACGTAGACTGGATTTCGTTGGGTTTAGAGCAGCTGGCTGTTGATGATGATGCCCTTGGAGCTTTGATAAGAGAACATAAGATAGTTGCTCATCATGAAACACAAAATATGACAAATTTCCAAAAGGTAATAAGGTCACTTCTGGAGCTATTAAGCATCCCCGAAAGAAAGAGCACAGTATACGAGGACTTGAAGCAGTTATGTCACCCTGATATTGTTAGGCCTCATTCCGTGACAACAACTGCACATCAAGATTTGATCCGTATTGGGGTATCATCAAGAAGTAATGCGATAACAATTTCAGAAATGGGTAAGAAATTTGCAGAAGCTGCTGGTGATAACAGGAACGCGTTACTATCTGATGCTTCACTGAATGATGTGCCTGATGAGGAGATTTATAACCACCTTCAGGGAGTCTGCGGGCTGGGAGCATATAACGCTTATACCATCATGATATTCGGATTGGAAAAGATGCTGGACCACTGGCCAAATGAAGCAGAATTTAGGCTTAAGTATAATAAGTTCAATGAGCAGCTTCGACGTTGCCCTTCGTCTGATGAGGCTGTTGTTGCATCAAAGTCTTGGATGCCCTTCAGGGGTTTAGCAACATGGATCATCTGGACACATGTGTAG